The sequence ACCCGACCACTCTCGACACTCCGACGGCTTCCATCTTCGGCGCGATATCAACCAGTGTCAGCGACCTAAAGCTAGTGGGAGCCAGTTCACCGGCCGCAATCATGCCCGCGATTCCGCCCAGTGATGCTCCCACTAACGCTGGAGGATTACTTAGCTGCTTGGAAATAGCGATTAGATCACGCGCAAAATCGCGCATATCGTAAGCGCCATCTGATGCCCATTCACTGTCCCCATGACCACGCATGTCAAGGGCCGTCGCGCGGTAACCAGCGTTGGCGAGTTCATCCAGCACCTTCGCCCAGGCATGACGGGTTTGTCCGCCACCATGCGCAAGCATTACCGGAAAGCCGGTTTTTGGCCCAGTCGTGCTTGCCGTGATCTGCAAGCCGTTGTGACCGGCCAAGATACTCTCTTCATGATCCATACCGATTTTATAGGCTGTATAGTGACAGACAGTAAAGGGCTTTATATTATATTAAATTGATGATATGGTCACTATCATGACAACGGAAACAGCTATAATGAGTGCCAACGCGCAGGACGGCTTCCTCAACGAGACCGATGAGTTTGCGTTTTTGCTGGAGGAAGTACCGCGAGTTCTGCGCAAGACATTTGATGAATCCATTGCCCAGTTCGGCTTGTCCCGCACACAGTGGAGAACATTGGCCTATCTGATCAAGACCGAGGGAATGACGCAAACCGAGTTGGCAAATTGCCTTGAGCTGGAACGCGCTACGATCGGATTAACGATTGATCATCTTGAAAAACTGAGATTTGTCGAACGCCGGTCCGCAGAAGGCGACCGGCGCGTCTGGCGGATATTCCTGCGTCCAAAGGTAATCGATATCATTCCACAACTTCGGAAAGAGGCTAACGCCGTTTATAAAAAGATGTTCAAAGGCGTTTCCAACGCAGACGTGGCCATCATCCGAACCGCGATGGAAAAAATGGTTGGGAATCTAAGGGAATGTTGAGTGTTTAATCTCCCAAAATTTTAGCGAGTTCTGATCCTTCTCTCCCGTTGGATCAGCTGGAGCGAGTGGCTGGGGCCACTCGCTCCCTTTTTTTTGCAGTCCAGGCCAATTAATTTAATAATTATCGGACGGTGAATTATACCGTTGATACCTGCCGGGACACCAATCAAATATGCGCTAGCGCACAAAAGTTGCTATCGCTGTGGCTAGCGGTTTCTCTGGTTCATGGAAACAGCTGGCGCGGACAAAGCTCGCGGCTTTGCCTTCACGTTCAAAACAACTGTTCGTGAATAGATCGCGCGAACCTACGGCTGGACGCAAATAACGAATGTCAATTGACTCTAGCTGCTGGCCGATCGAACTTTCACCGCCTGCCACACGGCCCTGGCATGCAGACATCAGCGCCGCAGCAACGGCGCCGCCATGGACAATATTTCCGCTTTCCCATCCCAAAACGGCCCGATTTCCTGCTGCAATTTGTGGAGAGTCTGGTGCGCCCGATAAACCCAAACTGGTGCTCATTGGTCCGGGCATTGCTTGAGGACTGAAATCACCGATCAAATTATAGTCGGCCGGAGCGCCCCCCGGGAAGCTCCCCAAACGAAACAGGCCTGTTGCTGTTCCGACGATATCTTTGGACGAGTTGGTTACACTGCCTGTTACAGTGGCAGATGTTTTCCCAACCATCACCGCTTCGGCGGTCAACGTCAATTCATCCCCCATCGAAGATCCTGATAAAAGTCCGATCCGCAAATCAAAAGTTGAAATTCCGATTTCAGCCGCAATCAGTCCTTTCAACGATTGGGACAATCCTTGATCGATAAAGCCCATGAGTGCCAGCGGATCAAGGTTTGGATTTCCCGGTGCTTTGGCAATCCGCCTATTGGCTTTCATTCGACTGATCGAACGCCCGCTGCTGCATTCCAGCAACTCCATGCCGAGCGTCAATTGATAGGGGGTTACAAGTCGAACCCGCATTTTCTCACCCGTCTGTCCATCTGGCTTGATTGCGCAGTCATCCATTTAACTTCCAATAAGGCATACTCAAAATTCCTTAGTTAGGCGTAAATTGCAAACAAACGACTCCGTTCGCCGGAGACGCGAAAATTGATGCCCGCAAAACCCGAACGGTGCAAGGTCATCATGATCTTGGGGAATGAGGTCCGATGATTGCTTTTACAATTCTGGCCAACATCCCCTTTGTCATTTGGTCATGTTAAACTAGCAGGGCAACGTTGAGAGGCGTAGGCAGCGTTGCGCGCGTCGCGCATTAGATATTCACCGTTGCGTCGATGCCATATGCGCGCGGTGTGTACATCGGGTGTCTGGGGAGACACTCTCTACCTGCGATTATAGCCTTTCCCGAAGCGCTTCATAGGGCGTTTGGCAAAACCAAAGACTCTTGTCTCGGCTTCGTCGCGCTCGCCTCATTCTTATTTGCGCCTCCTAAGCCGGTACAATCCTATCCCGCGGCTCCTCAGAGGCGCTCCTTAACGGCCTATCCAATCGAAAAACGCCTAAAACTACCCGATCAGGTAGTTGAATACCCCTCATATGCCTGTCTACTTGTTGCAGATAGGAATCGGACACGAAATTCGAAAAAGTCCGATCCATTTATGGACTAGGGATGCATTTGAAAGGTAGAACGGATGGTGAGCCACGCATTGAATAAGTCGCATCTAGATGGCGATGCGGCACTGAACTATGTCGACAAGAAAAAAGCACTATGGATACTCTCCGTTCTTTGGCCAGCAACGCCTCTGGTAGGCCTTTATCTCGTTTCGGAAACGGGCTGGAGCATCTGGTATGGACTGGTTCTGATCCTGTGGTATTTAATTATTCCAG comes from Sphingorhabdus sp. YGSMI21 and encodes:
- a CDS encoding MarR family transcriptional regulator; protein product: MSANAQDGFLNETDEFAFLLEEVPRVLRKTFDESIAQFGLSRTQWRTLAYLIKTEGMTQTELANCLELERATIGLTIDHLEKLRFVERRSAEGDRRVWRIFLRPKVIDIIPQLRKEANAVYKKMFKGVSNADVAIIRTAMEKMVGNLREC
- a CDS encoding acyl-CoA thioesterase domain-containing protein, which produces MDDCAIKPDGQTGEKMRVRLVTPYQLTLGMELLECSSGRSISRMKANRRIAKAPGNPNLDPLALMGFIDQGLSQSLKGLIAAEIGISTFDLRIGLLSGSSMGDELTLTAEAVMVGKTSATVTGSVTNSSKDIVGTATGLFRLGSFPGGAPADYNLIGDFSPQAMPGPMSTSLGLSGAPDSPQIAAGNRAVLGWESGNIVHGGAVAAALMSACQGRVAGGESSIGQQLESIDIRYLRPAVGSRDLFTNSCFEREGKAASFVRASCFHEPEKPLATAIATFVR